The Setaria italica strain Yugu1 chromosome IX, Setaria_italica_v2.0, whole genome shotgun sequence genome has a window encoding:
- the LOC101777587 gene encoding uncharacterized protein LOC101777587 → MKKKSGCGRATNDPRHDQSKITGEANHQRKQGQSNGSSGRHAPTKKKTWKKYLTFLSMFNNKMKHKKSETKAATGFKQRRNQKRSFSPVLQECSNLVRVIRRTAADCFAAAAAVSSGAADEDDELPCYMQLDQVNYGVKREAFGPIYLVT, encoded by the exons atgaagaagaagagtggTTGCGGGAGGGCTACTAATGATCCCCGCCACGACCAATCCAAG ATCACAGGAGAAGCGAATCATCAAAGGAAGCAAGGACAGAGCAACGGCTCATCAGGGCGCCATGCCCCTACAAAGAAGAAGACATGGAAGAAGTACCTCACGTTCCTGTCAATGTTCAACAACAAGATGAAGCACAAGAAGTCAGAAACCAAGGCAGCGACTGGCTTCAAGCAGAGGAGGAACCAGAAGCGCTCGTTCAGCCCAGTGCTCCAAGAATGTAGCAATCTCGTCCGCGTTATCCGGCGGACGGCGGCAGATTGcttcgccgcggcggcagcggtgtcTTCCGGCGCTGCTGATGAAGACGACGAGCTGCCTTGCTACATGCAGCTTGACCAGGTGAACTACGGCGTGAAGAGGGAGGCCTTCGGCCCGATCTACCTCGTCACATGA